Proteins encoded within one genomic window of Hermetia illucens chromosome 2, iHerIll2.2.curated.20191125, whole genome shotgun sequence:
- the LOC119648085 gene encoding vegetative cell wall protein gp1-like isoform X2, which produces MDSDAPGHHSNHSLTHGSVTNHNVSHHHHMHASNNFNSSSHHNPHHLHANSTSNTYPSQGNHSVVSSPIHHSNHSTHHHNGTHHGHHNSTHSQHSNQTLDGHPVGLNSTHFNATHPHRHHHNGTLHHHHNTTQHHHNSTHHHHNSTMHHHNSTHLHHNSTHPSHNNTNGYLYPDANAPPAMYSSNWDSPNNNPARFDSNQNIPQNVNPMYTNYGQQQPVYHQPNYGQPQSHGMYPQQTYHPSGGYPQAPPSYPGGAPQMYPAHGAPQMYPVGGHPVSTFPVNSQPVYQGAAIQPGFYPAGSMPVGAVQGSSGPGFGSGLLAGALGGAVLGHVLTPSGNSGSSDSEKVVIINNPPAQAAPAAPAAAAPAAPAAAAPAAAAPVDPAAAPAAAPAPAAPGVPAVVPPVLPGSTAPIAPVAPVADAAGNETSTPTPLAPFPSEMNNTNTPPPVYGLMCVPVMVNVTDPANPANITMVEQIACYNVTQPAAPAPPAPQPGAPVQVDQTQPQPNVAPAPVNAPPPPTQKTSEATISESAKLNNGAFGITATSGATLLSTIVALVASYCLH; this is translated from the exons ATGGACAGTGATGCACCTGGACATCACTCTAATCATAGCCTTACGCATGGATCTGTGACTAACCACAATGTTTCGCATCACCACCATATGCATGCTAGTAATAATTTCAATTCCTCCTCCCACCACAATCCGCACCATTTGCATGCAAATAGTACTAGTAACACGTATCCTAGTCAAGGTAACCACAGTGTTGTTTCCTCTCCAATCCACCATTCCAATCATTCCACGCATCATCACAATGGAACACACCATGGGCACCACAATTCCACACACTCCCAACATTCAAATCAAACCCTTGATGGCCACCCCGTTGGCCTAAATTCCACTCATTTCAATGCAACCCATCCGCATAGACATCACCATAATGgtactcttcatcatcatcacaataCAACCCAACATCATCACAATTCAACCCACCACCATCACAACTCCACAATGCAT CATCACAACTCCACCCACTTACACCATAACTCCACCCATCCTTCCCATAACAACACTAATGGTTATCTCTATCCTGACGCAAATGCACCTCCTGCAATGTATAGCTCGAATTGGGACTCGCCAAACAATAACCCTGCTCGATTTGATAGTAACCAAAACATACCCCAAAACGTTAACCCCATGTATACCAATTATGGCCAACAGCAACCTGTGTATCATCAACCCAATTACGGTCAACCCCAATCGCATGGTATGTATCCCCAACAAACATACCATCCATCAGGCGGATATCCACAAGCTCCACCAAGCTATCCGGGCGGTGCTCCACAAATGTATCCAGCACATGGAGCACCACAAATGTATCCAGTTGGTGGACATCCAGTGAGTACATTCCCAGTTAACAGTCAACCAGTATACCAAGGAGCAGCCATTCAACCTGGATTCTATCCAGCTGGTTCAATGCCGGTTGGTGCAGTCCAAGGATCATCAGGACCAGGATTCG GGTCCGGACTTCTTGCTGGTGCTCTTGGAGGTGCCGTTTTGGGACACGTTCTGACCCCATCTGGAAACAGTGGTTCCTCGGATAGTGAAAAGGTGGTCATCATTAATAATCCTCCAGCGCAAGCAGCACCAGCTGCTCCTGCTGCTGCCGCACCTGCCGCTCCAGCTGCAGCTGCACCTGCTGCCGCCGCTCCAGTTGATCCAGCTGCCGCCCCCGCCGCCGCTCCTGCGCCAGCAGCTCCAGGCGTTCCAGCCGTAGTACCACCTGTACTTCCTGGATCTACAGCTCCGATAGCCCCGGTAGCCCCAGTTGCAGATGCTGCTGGCAATGAGACCTCAACCCCAACACCCCTAGCACCATTCCCTAGCGAGATGAACAACACAAATACTCCACCACCAGTTTATGGTCTCATGTGCGTTCCAGTTATGGTCAACGTGACAGATCCAGCCAACCCGGCCAATATAACCATGGTTGAACAAATCGCTTGCTACAATGTAACCCAACCTGCTGCACCCGCACCCCCAGCTCCTCAGCCCGGAGCTCCCGTTCAAGTAGACCAAACTCAGCCACAACCCAATGTAGCCCCGGCTCCAGTCAATGCTCCCCCACCTCCAACTCAGAAGACATCCGAGGCAACTATTTCGGAGAGCGCTAAACTGAATAACGGAGCCTTTGGTATTACTGCGACTTCAGGGGCCACACTACTCTCTACAATAGTGGCTCTAGTTGCTAGCTATTGCTTGCATTAA
- the LOC119648085 gene encoding vegetative cell wall protein gp1-like isoform X3, with protein sequence MLESFVSNRRQPNQIMGKHTITIVLLIALLSIAHLSDAKRTLSGRRGGSSSSSSRRGHTYSSGHVTKPTFQQPSNSHADVAKLSYPNYNQQPNRPAQPQVPSAPAPQPANTRPIGWNVPPKQEAPAVAVNKAPVQSAGPPPQYTPHNVPGGAKTNINEQPPPYSAVGGAGVAGGLGAAHVAHQQPVYHQPNYGQPQSHGMYPQQTYHPSGGYPQAPPSYPGGAPQMYPAHGAPQMYPVGGHPVSTFPVNSQPVYQGAAIQPGFYPAGSMPVGAVQGSSGPGFGSGLLAGALGGAVLGHVLTPSGNSGSSDSEKVVIINNPPAQAAPAAPAAAAPAAPAAAAPAAAAPVDPAAAPAAAPAPAAPGVPAVVPPVLPGSTAPIAPVAPVADAAGNETSTPTPLAPFPSEMNNTNTPPPVYGLMCVPVMVNVTDPANPANITMVEQIACYNVTQPAAPAPPAPQPGAPVQVDQTQPQPNVAPAPVNAPPPPTQKTSEATISESAKLNNGAFGITATSGATLLSTIVALVASYCLH encoded by the exons ATGCTAGAAAGCTTCGTTTCAA ATCGCCGACAACCAAATCAGATTATGGGAAAACACACAATAACAATTGTGTTATTGATAGCTCTCCTATCCATTGCACATCTATCGGACGCCAAGCGTACCCTATCGGGTCGTCGTGGTGGAAGCAGTAGCAGCAGTAGTCGCCGAGGCCACACATACAGTAGCGGACATGTAACCAAACCGACATTCCAACAGCCATCCAACTCACATGCCGATGTCGCTAAATTAAGCTATCCTAACTACAATCAACAACCAAATAGGCCGGCTCAACCTCAAGTGCCCAGTGCACCGGCACCTCAACCGGCCAATACACGACCAATCGGTTGGAATGTTCCACCCAAGCAGGAAGCTCCAGCTGTTGCTGTAAATAAAGCTCCAGTACAATCGGCCGGACCGCCACCACAATATACTCCACATAATGTGCCTGGAGGAGCTAAGACCAATATTAATGAACAACCACCACCATATAGCGCCGTAGGTGGTGCAGGTGTAGCAGGAGGATTAGGTGCTGCTCATGTAGCCCATCAG CAACCTGTGTATCATCAACCCAATTACGGTCAACCCCAATCGCATGGTATGTATCCCCAACAAACATACCATCCATCAGGCGGATATCCACAAGCTCCACCAAGCTATCCGGGCGGTGCTCCACAAATGTATCCAGCACATGGAGCACCACAAATGTATCCAGTTGGTGGACATCCAGTGAGTACATTCCCAGTTAACAGTCAACCAGTATACCAAGGAGCAGCCATTCAACCTGGATTCTATCCAGCTGGTTCAATGCCGGTTGGTGCAGTCCAAGGATCATCAGGACCAGGATTCG GGTCCGGACTTCTTGCTGGTGCTCTTGGAGGTGCCGTTTTGGGACACGTTCTGACCCCATCTGGAAACAGTGGTTCCTCGGATAGTGAAAAGGTGGTCATCATTAATAATCCTCCAGCGCAAGCAGCACCAGCTGCTCCTGCTGCTGCCGCACCTGCCGCTCCAGCTGCAGCTGCACCTGCTGCCGCCGCTCCAGTTGATCCAGCTGCCGCCCCCGCCGCCGCTCCTGCGCCAGCAGCTCCAGGCGTTCCAGCCGTAGTACCACCTGTACTTCCTGGATCTACAGCTCCGATAGCCCCGGTAGCCCCAGTTGCAGATGCTGCTGGCAATGAGACCTCAACCCCAACACCCCTAGCACCATTCCCTAGCGAGATGAACAACACAAATACTCCACCACCAGTTTATGGTCTCATGTGCGTTCCAGTTATGGTCAACGTGACAGATCCAGCCAACCCGGCCAATATAACCATGGTTGAACAAATCGCTTGCTACAATGTAACCCAACCTGCTGCACCCGCACCCCCAGCTCCTCAGCCCGGAGCTCCCGTTCAAGTAGACCAAACTCAGCCACAACCCAATGTAGCCCCGGCTCCAGTCAATGCTCCCCCACCTCCAACTCAGAAGACATCCGAGGCAACTATTTCGGAGAGCGCTAAACTGAATAACGGAGCCTTTGGTATTACTGCGACTTCAGGGGCCACACTACTCTCTACAATAGTGGCTCTAGTTGCTAGCTATTGCTTGCATTAA
- the LOC119648085 gene encoding vegetative cell wall protein gp1-like isoform X1, which translates to MDSDAPGHHSNHSLTHGSVTNHNVSHHHHMHASNNFNSSSHHNPHHLHANSTSNTYPSQGNHSVVSSPIHHSNHSTHHHNGTHHGHHNSTHSQHSNQTLDGHPVGLNSTHFNATHPHRHHHNGTLHHHHNTTQHHHNSTHHHHNSTMHHHNSTMHHHNSTMHHHNSTHLHHNSTHPSHNNTNGYLYPDANAPPAMYSSNWDSPNNNPARFDSNQNIPQNVNPMYTNYGQQQPVYHQPNYGQPQSHGMYPQQTYHPSGGYPQAPPSYPGGAPQMYPAHGAPQMYPVGGHPVSTFPVNSQPVYQGAAIQPGFYPAGSMPVGAVQGSSGPGFGSGLLAGALGGAVLGHVLTPSGNSGSSDSEKVVIINNPPAQAAPAAPAAAAPAAPAAAAPAAAAPVDPAAAPAAAPAPAAPGVPAVVPPVLPGSTAPIAPVAPVADAAGNETSTPTPLAPFPSEMNNTNTPPPVYGLMCVPVMVNVTDPANPANITMVEQIACYNVTQPAAPAPPAPQPGAPVQVDQTQPQPNVAPAPVNAPPPPTQKTSEATISESAKLNNGAFGITATSGATLLSTIVALVASYCLH; encoded by the exons ATGGACAGTGATGCACCTGGACATCACTCTAATCATAGCCTTACGCATGGATCTGTGACTAACCACAATGTTTCGCATCACCACCATATGCATGCTAGTAATAATTTCAATTCCTCCTCCCACCACAATCCGCACCATTTGCATGCAAATAGTACTAGTAACACGTATCCTAGTCAAGGTAACCACAGTGTTGTTTCCTCTCCAATCCACCATTCCAATCATTCCACGCATCATCACAATGGAACACACCATGGGCACCACAATTCCACACACTCCCAACATTCAAATCAAACCCTTGATGGCCACCCCGTTGGCCTAAATTCCACTCATTTCAATGCAACCCATCCGCATAGACATCACCATAATGgtactcttcatcatcatcacaataCAACCCAACATCATCACAATTCAACCCACCACCATCACAACTCCACAATGCATCATCACAATTCCACAATGCATCATCACAATTCCACAATGCACCATCACAACTCCACCCACTTACACCATAACTCCACCCATCCTTCCCATAACAACACTAATGGTTATCTCTATCCTGACGCAAATGCACCTCCTGCAATGTATAGCTCGAATTGGGACTCGCCAAACAATAACCCTGCTCGATTTGATAGTAACCAAAACATACCCCAAAACGTTAACCCCATGTATACCAATTATGGCCAACAGCAACCTGTGTATCATCAACCCAATTACGGTCAACCCCAATCGCATGGTATGTATCCCCAACAAACATACCATCCATCAGGCGGATATCCACAAGCTCCACCAAGCTATCCGGGCGGTGCTCCACAAATGTATCCAGCACATGGAGCACCACAAATGTATCCAGTTGGTGGACATCCAGTGAGTACATTCCCAGTTAACAGTCAACCAGTATACCAAGGAGCAGCCATTCAACCTGGATTCTATCCAGCTGGTTCAATGCCGGTTGGTGCAGTCCAAGGATCATCAGGACCAGGATTCG GGTCCGGACTTCTTGCTGGTGCTCTTGGAGGTGCCGTTTTGGGACACGTTCTGACCCCATCTGGAAACAGTGGTTCCTCGGATAGTGAAAAGGTGGTCATCATTAATAATCCTCCAGCGCAAGCAGCACCAGCTGCTCCTGCTGCTGCCGCACCTGCCGCTCCAGCTGCAGCTGCACCTGCTGCCGCCGCTCCAGTTGATCCAGCTGCCGCCCCCGCCGCCGCTCCTGCGCCAGCAGCTCCAGGCGTTCCAGCCGTAGTACCACCTGTACTTCCTGGATCTACAGCTCCGATAGCCCCGGTAGCCCCAGTTGCAGATGCTGCTGGCAATGAGACCTCAACCCCAACACCCCTAGCACCATTCCCTAGCGAGATGAACAACACAAATACTCCACCACCAGTTTATGGTCTCATGTGCGTTCCAGTTATGGTCAACGTGACAGATCCAGCCAACCCGGCCAATATAACCATGGTTGAACAAATCGCTTGCTACAATGTAACCCAACCTGCTGCACCCGCACCCCCAGCTCCTCAGCCCGGAGCTCCCGTTCAAGTAGACCAAACTCAGCCACAACCCAATGTAGCCCCGGCTCCAGTCAATGCTCCCCCACCTCCAACTCAGAAGACATCCGAGGCAACTATTTCGGAGAGCGCTAAACTGAATAACGGAGCCTTTGGTATTACTGCGACTTCAGGGGCCACACTACTCTCTACAATAGTGGCTCTAGTTGCTAGCTATTGCTTGCATTAA
- the LOC119648085 gene encoding vegetative cell wall protein gp1-like isoform X4 gives MGKHTITIVLLIALLSIAHLSDAKRTLSGRRGGSSSSSSRRGHTYSSGHVTKPTFQQPSNSHADVAKLSYPNYNQQPNRPAQPQVPSAPAPQPANTRPIGWNVPPKQEAPAVAVNKAPVQSAGPPPQYTPHNVPGGAKTNINEQPPPYSAVGGAGVAGGLGAAHVAHQQPVYHQPNYGQPQSHGMYPQQTYHPSGGYPQAPPSYPGGAPQMYPAHGAPQMYPVGGHPVSTFPVNSQPVYQGAAIQPGFYPAGSMPVGAVQGSSGPGFGSGLLAGALGGAVLGHVLTPSGNSGSSDSEKVVIINNPPAQAAPAAPAAAAPAAPAAAAPAAAAPVDPAAAPAAAPAPAAPGVPAVVPPVLPGSTAPIAPVAPVADAAGNETSTPTPLAPFPSEMNNTNTPPPVYGLMCVPVMVNVTDPANPANITMVEQIACYNVTQPAAPAPPAPQPGAPVQVDQTQPQPNVAPAPVNAPPPPTQKTSEATISESAKLNNGAFGITATSGATLLSTIVALVASYCLH, from the exons ATGGGAAAACACACAATAACAATTGTGTTATTGATAGCTCTCCTATCCATTGCACATCTATCGGACGCCAAGCGTACCCTATCGGGTCGTCGTGGTGGAAGCAGTAGCAGCAGTAGTCGCCGAGGCCACACATACAGTAGCGGACATGTAACCAAACCGACATTCCAACAGCCATCCAACTCACATGCCGATGTCGCTAAATTAAGCTATCCTAACTACAATCAACAACCAAATAGGCCGGCTCAACCTCAAGTGCCCAGTGCACCGGCACCTCAACCGGCCAATACACGACCAATCGGTTGGAATGTTCCACCCAAGCAGGAAGCTCCAGCTGTTGCTGTAAATAAAGCTCCAGTACAATCGGCCGGACCGCCACCACAATATACTCCACATAATGTGCCTGGAGGAGCTAAGACCAATATTAATGAACAACCACCACCATATAGCGCCGTAGGTGGTGCAGGTGTAGCAGGAGGATTAGGTGCTGCTCATGTAGCCCATCAG CAACCTGTGTATCATCAACCCAATTACGGTCAACCCCAATCGCATGGTATGTATCCCCAACAAACATACCATCCATCAGGCGGATATCCACAAGCTCCACCAAGCTATCCGGGCGGTGCTCCACAAATGTATCCAGCACATGGAGCACCACAAATGTATCCAGTTGGTGGACATCCAGTGAGTACATTCCCAGTTAACAGTCAACCAGTATACCAAGGAGCAGCCATTCAACCTGGATTCTATCCAGCTGGTTCAATGCCGGTTGGTGCAGTCCAAGGATCATCAGGACCAGGATTCG GGTCCGGACTTCTTGCTGGTGCTCTTGGAGGTGCCGTTTTGGGACACGTTCTGACCCCATCTGGAAACAGTGGTTCCTCGGATAGTGAAAAGGTGGTCATCATTAATAATCCTCCAGCGCAAGCAGCACCAGCTGCTCCTGCTGCTGCCGCACCTGCCGCTCCAGCTGCAGCTGCACCTGCTGCCGCCGCTCCAGTTGATCCAGCTGCCGCCCCCGCCGCCGCTCCTGCGCCAGCAGCTCCAGGCGTTCCAGCCGTAGTACCACCTGTACTTCCTGGATCTACAGCTCCGATAGCCCCGGTAGCCCCAGTTGCAGATGCTGCTGGCAATGAGACCTCAACCCCAACACCCCTAGCACCATTCCCTAGCGAGATGAACAACACAAATACTCCACCACCAGTTTATGGTCTCATGTGCGTTCCAGTTATGGTCAACGTGACAGATCCAGCCAACCCGGCCAATATAACCATGGTTGAACAAATCGCTTGCTACAATGTAACCCAACCTGCTGCACCCGCACCCCCAGCTCCTCAGCCCGGAGCTCCCGTTCAAGTAGACCAAACTCAGCCACAACCCAATGTAGCCCCGGCTCCAGTCAATGCTCCCCCACCTCCAACTCAGAAGACATCCGAGGCAACTATTTCGGAGAGCGCTAAACTGAATAACGGAGCCTTTGGTATTACTGCGACTTCAGGGGCCACACTACTCTCTACAATAGTGGCTCTAGTTGCTAGCTATTGCTTGCATTAA